One Thermicanus aegyptius DSM 12793 DNA segment encodes these proteins:
- a CDS encoding S1C family serine protease, with the protein MKKSRYQTVKSSLSPAHPIHPANYFVEIIDRVKETILSIETEDKDPTPQRFPNSFLYQFLFPEYEDEDLGKSKSFGTGFVISPRGYVLTNQHIVAHAVNIRVRLANNEVRSARLVWSDPVRDLAVLKMNTFRPLKAVVLGSSNQARVGEWVIAIGNPLGLENTVTVGVISAKNRSLRTANHTYEDVIQTDAAINPGNSGGPLFNLYGEVIGMNAAIVRNSQSIGFAIAIDSIKPLISRFIR; encoded by the coding sequence GTGAAGAAATCCCGCTACCAAACGGTCAAATCATCCCTTTCCCCTGCTCATCCCATCCATCCTGCCAATTATTTCGTCGAAATCATAGACCGCGTAAAAGAAACGATCTTATCCATCGAGACAGAGGATAAGGACCCTACTCCTCAACGGTTCCCGAATTCCTTCCTTTACCAGTTTCTCTTTCCCGAATATGAAGATGAAGACCTGGGGAAGTCTAAGAGTTTCGGTACAGGATTTGTCATTAGTCCTCGCGGATATGTTTTAACCAATCAGCACATCGTCGCTCATGCGGTCAATATCCGTGTCCGTCTGGCCAATAATGAGGTTCGTTCCGCCCGACTCGTTTGGTCGGATCCCGTTAGAGATCTGGCGGTCTTAAAAATGAACACATTCCGCCCCTTAAAGGCCGTCGTCCTAGGGAGTTCAAATCAGGCAAGAGTCGGAGAATGGGTGATTGCGATTGGGAATCCCTTAGGTCTTGAAAATACCGTCACGGTTGGAGTGATCTCCGCGAAAAACCGCTCCTTGCGAACAGCCAACCACACGTATGAGGATGTGATACAAACCGATGCGGCCATCAATCCGGGAAACAGCGGCGGTCCTCTTTTTAATCTCTATGGGGAAGTGATCGGGATGAACGCGGCGATCGTCCGAAACTCCCAAAGCATCGGTTTTGCCATCGCCATCGATTCCATTAAACCGTTAATTTCACGCTTCATCCGGTAG
- a CDS encoding MGDG synthase family glycosyltransferase yields the protein MRLQRVLILSASFGEGHRQASYALKEMLVRHHPGIEVEIIDYIHKLNPAFNRFAQFMYIQGIKHVPNVYGFFYKHINRIPTNSAIGKQITYIGSIIGRKKLLEFIQEFKPQVIIHTFPSSAGALSEMKREGLVAIPSVTVITDYAIHRQWIHENTDLYLVGSTEVRDQLLDEGVPLEKIRITGIPVRQEFYRTFDKEELLKKYGLSPDRKTVLVMGGAFGVSENITRLCQFLFYIEEEIQIIVVAGRNRRLYAHLQELATGARNPILLFGFMDKIAELMAISDLMLTKSGGLTTSEGIAMKLPMIFFKPIPGQEMANADYLKRTGVAEITRNMDEMKTLFLRLILHPTRLQEMKKNFDPLLKNIRIHSIPEELEKLVETVRPKK from the coding sequence TTGCGGCTTCAGCGTGTTTTAATCCTGTCTGCCAGTTTTGGGGAAGGGCATCGCCAAGCCTCCTATGCATTAAAAGAAATGCTGGTTCGTCATCATCCCGGAATAGAAGTAGAGATTATCGACTACATTCATAAGCTAAACCCTGCTTTCAACCGATTTGCCCAATTTATGTATATTCAAGGAATTAAACACGTACCCAATGTTTATGGTTTTTTCTACAAACACATTAATCGGATCCCTACCAACTCCGCCATCGGGAAACAGATCACCTATATTGGGAGCATTATCGGCAGGAAGAAGCTTTTGGAATTTATTCAGGAGTTTAAACCGCAGGTTATCATCCATACCTTTCCTTCCTCTGCGGGAGCGCTATCGGAGATGAAGAGGGAAGGATTGGTTGCGATTCCTTCAGTTACCGTGATTACCGATTATGCGATCCATCGTCAATGGATCCATGAGAACACGGATCTCTACCTCGTAGGTTCTACAGAGGTCAGGGATCAACTTCTGGACGAAGGGGTACCCTTGGAAAAAATTCGAATAACGGGCATTCCTGTCCGGCAGGAGTTTTACCGAACCTTTGATAAAGAGGAGTTATTAAAGAAGTATGGATTAAGTCCGGATAGGAAAACCGTTTTGGTCATGGGAGGAGCCTTTGGGGTCTCCGAAAACATAACGCGACTCTGCCAATTTCTCTTTTATATCGAAGAAGAGATTCAAATCATCGTCGTGGCGGGACGAAATCGCCGACTCTACGCCCACCTTCAGGAATTGGCCACTGGGGCTAGAAATCCCATTCTCCTTTTTGGATTTATGGACAAAATTGCCGAATTGATGGCCATCTCCGATCTTATGCTGACGAAGTCGGGGGGGCTAACCACCTCGGAAGGCATTGCCATGAAGCTGCCCATGATCTTCTTTAAACCGATTCCCGGACAGGAGATGGCGAATGCCGATTATCTAAAACGGACCGGGGTGGCGGAGATTACCCGAAATATGGACGAGATGAAAACTCTGTTTCTCCGCCTGATCCTGCATCCCACAAGACTTCAGGAGATGAAGAAAAATTTTGATCCTCTCTTGAAAAATATCCGCATCCATTCCATTCCGGAAGAGCTGGAGAAATTGGTGGAGACCGTACGTCCCAAGAAGTAA
- the plsY gene encoding glycerol-3-phosphate 1-O-acyltransferase PlsY: MFWILLIFAYLLGSVPFSVIFANMKGINLLECGSRNPGSTNAFRCAGPFVGTAALICDILKGFLAVWIADLLLEPIWQVYLVGVFAILGHTKSLFLGFKGGKAIATSSGVFLYIATWPILMAAVIFAITLLLWRMVSLASIMGGIAFPLFVLLTDFKNPLLILISFAVAAYAIWRHRGNIERIRRGTEQKIFEKGKKRVK; this comes from the coding sequence GTGTTCTGGATTCTATTAATCTTCGCTTATCTTCTCGGTTCTGTTCCGTTTTCCGTCATCTTTGCCAATATGAAAGGAATTAATCTCTTGGAATGCGGAAGCAGAAATCCTGGTTCTACCAATGCATTCCGTTGTGCAGGTCCGTTCGTGGGAACGGCGGCTCTCATCTGCGATATTCTAAAGGGTTTCCTCGCCGTCTGGATCGCCGACTTGCTGCTCGAGCCGATCTGGCAAGTCTACTTGGTGGGTGTGTTTGCCATCCTCGGGCATACCAAGTCTCTCTTTTTGGGTTTTAAAGGAGGAAAGGCGATTGCTACGTCTTCCGGCGTTTTTCTTTACATCGCCACATGGCCTATCCTGATGGCGGCCGTTATTTTTGCCATAACGCTTTTGCTGTGGAGAATGGTCTCCCTCGCATCCATCATGGGGGGCATTGCGTTTCCTCTTTTTGTTTTACTGACCGATTTCAAGAATCCCCTTCTTATTCTTATCTCCTTCGCCGTTGCGGCGTATGCCATCTGGCGGCATCGGGGGAATATAGAGAGGATTCGCAGGGGAACGGAACAAAAGATCTTTGAAAAAGGGAAAAAGAGGGTAAAATAG
- a CDS encoding UDP-glucose dehydrogenase family protein, with amino-acid sequence MKIAVIGAGYVGLVQAAGLAQLGHEVIAYDIHQRRIATLKKGLSPIYEPGLEECIKRGIEGKRLFFTDRLEEAVFFAPVLFLTVGTPAKSTGEADLSAVFAVAHQIALLAEEEKMLIIKSTVPVGTGDKVEKMMREISPSFPFHVVSNPEFLRQGSALHDFLLPDRIVIGLDDGGLAPLLQEIYKGIPAPILWMDRRSAEMVKYAANVFLATKISFINMMAELCESLSADVEMVSLGMGSDRRIGPHFLKAGIGFGGSCFPKDAFALMHMAREAGVPVPMVEAMMETNDRIPDRIVHRLLSLLPIKARRITLLGLTFKPGTDDLRDSPSLKVISHLAKYPYTLRAYDPLVKEGTPHPALHSVALTSTIQEAIEGTEAILLLTEWPEFKEADWIRLRRLVSHPLFIDGRNCLDEEKMKKAGFQYIRIGKKPTLFLKTEGDPRESTDGKRGVPASRK; translated from the coding sequence ATGAAAATCGCGGTGATTGGCGCAGGTTATGTGGGATTGGTTCAGGCAGCGGGACTGGCTCAACTCGGACATGAGGTGATCGCCTATGACATTCATCAGCGCAGAATTGCTACATTAAAAAAAGGGCTCTCCCCGATCTACGAACCAGGGTTAGAGGAATGCATCAAGAGAGGAATCGAAGGAAAAAGGCTTTTCTTCACCGACCGGTTGGAAGAAGCCGTGTTCTTTGCACCGGTCCTCTTCCTTACGGTAGGCACACCTGCCAAAAGCACCGGAGAAGCGGACCTAAGCGCCGTCTTCGCCGTCGCCCATCAGATCGCCCTCTTAGCGGAAGAGGAGAAGATGCTGATCATTAAAAGCACCGTTCCTGTGGGAACAGGGGATAAAGTAGAAAAGATGATGAGGGAGATTTCCCCTTCGTTCCCATTCCATGTCGTTTCAAATCCTGAATTCTTGCGCCAGGGAAGCGCCCTCCATGACTTCCTTCTACCCGACCGAATCGTAATCGGCCTGGATGACGGGGGGCTTGCTCCCCTACTGCAAGAGATTTATAAAGGGATTCCGGCTCCCATCCTGTGGATGGATCGCCGGAGTGCGGAAATGGTAAAATACGCCGCAAATGTATTCCTCGCGACCAAGATCTCGTTCATCAACATGATGGCGGAACTTTGCGAATCTTTGTCGGCCGATGTGGAGATGGTCTCTTTAGGGATGGGGAGTGACCGGAGAATCGGGCCCCATTTCTTAAAAGCAGGGATCGGTTTCGGAGGTTCCTGTTTCCCGAAAGATGCCTTCGCCCTCATGCACATGGCCCGTGAAGCCGGAGTCCCGGTCCCCATGGTAGAGGCCATGATGGAAACCAATGACCGGATTCCGGATCGGATCGTACATCGGCTCCTCTCGCTTCTCCCCATAAAGGCCCGCCGGATTACCCTCCTTGGTCTTACGTTTAAACCGGGGACCGACGATTTGCGGGATTCCCCTTCACTAAAAGTGATCTCCCACTTGGCCAAATATCCATATACCCTAAGAGCATATGACCCCCTGGTGAAAGAAGGAACCCCTCATCCCGCCCTTCATTCCGTCGCCCTTACTTCGACGATACAGGAAGCGATCGAAGGAACGGAAGCGATTTTACTGCTGACCGAATGGCCGGAATTTAAAGAAGCGGACTGGATCCGCCTGCGCAGGCTGGTTTCACATCCCCTCTTCATCGATGGCCGGAACTGCCTTGATGAGGAGAAAATGAAGAAAGCCGGTTTCCAATACATACGGATTGGGAAAAAGCCTACTCTCTTTTTAAAAACTGAAGGAGATCCCCGTGAATCGACGGATGGGAAGCGAGGAGTCCCTGCTTCTCGGAAATAA
- a CDS encoding glycerophosphodiester phosphodiesterase — protein sequence MAPFLIYAHRGASASTPENTMAAFRSAYQEGADGIECDVRLTKDLIPVIFHDSHLDRTTNGTGPLAKITFKDLQKLDAGSWFHPSFSGEKVPSLKHFLSWVQKRPLFINLELKPSPDHKEILEKKALRLVHEYGLIDRTVISSYDVNSLLTLRRLDDRVKTALIYIYQTEPWAIARDVGASSLHPYYPFLTLDIYYESLSRGFEVIPYTVDNWVDLIDVMKLEPAGIITNYPQRIRKLFSLHRL from the coding sequence ATGGCTCCTTTCCTGATCTATGCCCATCGGGGCGCCTCTGCCAGCACTCCCGAAAATACCATGGCCGCCTTCCGGTCGGCGTACCAAGAGGGGGCAGACGGAATTGAATGCGATGTCCGCCTTACAAAGGATCTCATCCCCGTCATCTTCCATGACTCCCATCTTGATCGAACCACAAACGGTACCGGACCGTTAGCCAAAATTACGTTCAAGGACCTGCAAAAGTTGGATGCCGGTTCATGGTTTCATCCAAGCTTTTCAGGAGAGAAGGTGCCGAGCCTCAAACACTTTCTGTCATGGGTCCAAAAAAGGCCTTTATTCATAAATTTGGAATTAAAGCCCTCCCCCGATCATAAGGAGATCCTGGAGAAAAAAGCATTGCGGTTGGTTCATGAATATGGCCTCATCGACCGCACCGTAATCTCTTCCTATGATGTAAACTCTCTCCTCACCCTTCGCCGTCTTGATGACCGGGTAAAAACCGCTCTCATCTACATTTACCAAACAGAGCCTTGGGCAATCGCCCGAGACGTGGGGGCATCCTCCTTGCATCCCTATTACCCCTTCCTTACCCTCGACATCTATTACGAAAGTCTCTCCAGAGGTTTCGAAGTCATTCCCTATACCGTAGACAACTGGGTTGATCTGATTGATGTGATGAAACTGGAGCCGGCAGGGATTATCACCAATTATCCTCAAAGGATACGAAAGCTTTTTTCTTTACATCGGTTATAA
- a CDS encoding Cof-type HAD-IIB family hydrolase, whose protein sequence is MKYRMIALDVDGTLIDDRFQIQPKTKGILKELYDDGVEIALCTGRNPSGAIPLMEEIGVEGPVIVHNGALSLHSTSKEIYGTLGFHMSELQDVVEFCRAQGIHFDVNTPFHLYVERMDPRLERLYQSYFAQPILLRDVMELDEDVVKLSLLGEEELIDRLVGEIEERFPYFRSIRSGENYIDIMHPDASKGYGLRIVAEKLNIPLDEIVAFGNYYNDIEMLAEVGFGIAMENSPIEVKNIAKAVTRSNNEEGIYYGLREHFYKDSSAHGLIRHGIPKTSFQWNR, encoded by the coding sequence TTGAAGTATCGCATGATCGCCTTAGATGTTGACGGAACGTTGATCGACGACCGATTTCAGATCCAACCGAAAACGAAAGGGATCTTAAAAGAATTGTATGATGACGGAGTAGAGATTGCCCTTTGTACAGGGAGAAATCCAAGTGGGGCTATCCCCCTGATGGAAGAGATCGGTGTAGAAGGTCCGGTGATTGTCCATAATGGGGCCCTTTCCCTCCACTCGACAAGTAAAGAGATCTATGGAACCCTGGGTTTTCACATGTCGGAACTGCAGGATGTGGTGGAGTTTTGCCGAGCACAGGGAATCCATTTCGATGTGAATACTCCCTTTCATCTTTATGTGGAGAGGATGGATCCCCGTTTAGAGCGGCTCTATCAATCCTATTTTGCACAACCCATTCTCTTAAGAGATGTGATGGAACTGGACGAAGATGTGGTAAAGCTTTCCCTTCTCGGGGAGGAGGAGCTGATCGACCGTTTGGTCGGTGAGATCGAAGAGCGCTTTCCATATTTCCGTTCCATCCGCAGCGGAGAAAATTATATCGATATCATGCATCCCGATGCCAGCAAAGGGTATGGGCTTCGCATCGTAGCGGAGAAGTTAAATATACCGTTAGATGAAATTGTCGCGTTCGGGAATTATTACAACGATATCGAGATGTTAGCGGAGGTAGGGTTCGGCATTGCCATGGAGAACAGTCCCATCGAGGTAAAGAACATTGCGAAGGCGGTCACCCGCTCGAATAATGAAGAGGGAATTTATTACGGGCTCAGGGAGCATTTCTATAAAGATTCATCCGCTCATGGATTGATTCGTCATGGGATTCCAAAAACTTCCTTCCAATGGAATCGCTGA
- the dapD gene encoding 2,3,4,5-tetrahydropyridine-2,6-dicarboxylate N-acetyltransferase, producing MLQEADAYQIIEYIKNSKKKTPVKVYIKGELEDIPFGEGIQTFIQGKTGVLFGDWKDVKPILETHKEKIEDYVVENDRRHSAIPLLDLTEIEARIEPGAVIREHVTIGKNAVIMMGAVINIGAVIGEGTMIDMNAVVGGRGTIGRNCHIGAGAVIAGVIEPPSANPVVIEDDVLVGANAVILEGVRVGKGSVVAAGAIVVEDVPEHVVVAGVPARVIKKIDEKTKAKTEIIQALRTL from the coding sequence ATGCTGCAAGAGGCTGATGCTTACCAAATTATTGAATACATCAAAAATAGTAAGAAGAAAACCCCTGTAAAGGTATACATAAAAGGGGAATTGGAAGATATCCCGTTTGGAGAGGGGATCCAAACCTTCATCCAGGGAAAGACCGGAGTCCTCTTCGGCGATTGGAAAGATGTAAAACCCATCCTAGAAACCCATAAGGAAAAGATCGAGGATTATGTGGTGGAAAACGATCGCCGCCATTCGGCGATCCCCCTCCTCGATCTGACGGAGATCGAAGCACGCATCGAACCTGGGGCCGTCATCCGTGAACATGTGACCATCGGAAAAAATGCCGTCATCATGATGGGGGCGGTGATTAACATCGGAGCCGTCATCGGAGAAGGGACCATGATCGACATGAATGCGGTGGTGGGAGGGAGAGGAACCATTGGTCGCAATTGTCACATCGGCGCCGGAGCTGTTATTGCCGGAGTGATCGAACCGCCTTCGGCCAACCCTGTGGTGATCGAGGATGATGTTCTCGTCGGCGCCAATGCGGTTATCCTGGAAGGGGTTCGGGTCGGGAAAGGATCCGTAGTAGCCGCCGGCGCGATTGTAGTGGAAGATGTTCCCGAACATGTGGTGGTAGCAGGCGTTCCGGCGCGGGTGATCAAGAAGATCGATGAAAAGACGAAAGCGAAGACGGAAATCATACAAGCCCTCCGAACATTATAA
- a CDS encoding N-acetyldiaminopimelate deacetylase, which translates to MSDLRETTLNQLKEALIQVRRDLHKIPELGFQEWQTQAYLLHYLSRLPQERIEVKKWETGLFVLVKGTHPRKRYAYRTDIDGLPIEEETGFPFRSTHPNRMHACGHDLHMTIALGLLTYFVHHPLTDDLLFLFQPAEEGPGGAYPMRESEEMKKWWPDEIVALHIAPEYPVGTIATRPGILFANTSELFITLNGLGGHAAYPHHTKDMIVAASQLVTALQTIVSRSMNPLDSAVVTIGKLEAGTRQNIIAEKARLEGTIRTLSQTSMEKVRNRIIQLVKGIEVAFECKGEIDFGSSYTQVFNHSPLTETFMAWAGELGDVDVVEANVAMTGEDFGYFLEKIPGFMFWLGVDSPYGLHHSRLNPNEEAIQVAVRLLIRYFQWKTSSR; encoded by the coding sequence ATGAGTGATCTCCGTGAAACCACTTTAAACCAATTAAAAGAGGCGTTGATCCAAGTACGACGAGACTTGCATAAGATTCCGGAATTGGGTTTTCAGGAATGGCAAACCCAGGCGTATCTTCTTCACTATCTTTCCCGGCTTCCCCAGGAAAGAATCGAAGTGAAAAAATGGGAAACAGGGCTTTTTGTCCTGGTGAAGGGAACCCATCCCCGGAAACGGTATGCTTATAGGACCGACATCGACGGCCTTCCCATCGAGGAGGAGACGGGATTTCCCTTCCGCTCCACTCACCCAAACCGCATGCATGCTTGTGGGCACGATCTCCACATGACCATCGCCCTTGGACTCCTCACTTATTTTGTCCATCATCCTCTAACCGACGATCTCTTGTTCCTATTCCAGCCTGCGGAGGAGGGACCCGGCGGCGCGTATCCCATGCGTGAGAGCGAGGAGATGAAAAAATGGTGGCCCGATGAGATCGTAGCCCTCCACATCGCACCGGAATACCCGGTGGGAACGATCGCCACCCGCCCAGGGATCCTGTTCGCCAATACTTCGGAGCTCTTCATCACCCTAAACGGACTTGGGGGGCATGCCGCCTATCCGCATCACACGAAGGATATGATCGTGGCCGCATCCCAACTGGTGACCGCTCTCCAGACCATTGTTTCCCGAAGCATGAATCCCCTCGACTCAGCGGTAGTTACCATCGGAAAGCTGGAAGCCGGTACGAGGCAAAATATTATCGCTGAGAAGGCACGCCTGGAAGGAACAATCCGAACCCTCTCCCAGACCAGCATGGAGAAGGTTCGTAACAGGATTATCCAGCTCGTGAAGGGAATAGAAGTCGCCTTTGAGTGTAAAGGAGAGATTGATTTCGGGTCCAGCTATACCCAGGTCTTTAACCACTCTCCCCTGACGGAGACTTTCATGGCATGGGCCGGTGAATTGGGAGATGTAGATGTGGTCGAAGCGAATGTGGCGATGACAGGAGAGGATTTCGGCTATTTTCTGGAGAAGATTCCCGGCTTCATGTTTTGGTTAGGCGTTGATTCTCCCTACGGGCTTCACCATTCCCGTCTTAATCCCAACGAAGAGGCCATCCAAGTGGCGGTTCGCCTCCTGATCCGTTATTTCCAATGGAAAACCTCTTCCCGATGA
- a CDS encoding Hpt domain-containing protein, which yields MRLSEESERRLTRSLVETLSETLRQLNEAFREGEKERIRKLGHALKGNSGAHYFGLTKVKEIGIALDKNPDLTENEWRRMVEELEGVIQVLQTRSPGRD from the coding sequence TTGAGGCTTAGTGAGGAGAGTGAACGCCGTTTGACCCGTTCTCTGGTGGAAACCCTTTCGGAGACGCTCAGGCAACTGAACGAAGCCTTTCGTGAAGGGGAGAAGGAAAGGATCAGGAAATTGGGACATGCCTTGAAGGGAAATTCAGGAGCCCATTATTTTGGACTCACCAAAGTGAAAGAGATCGGGATCGCATTAGACAAGAACCCGGATCTTACCGAGAATGAGTGGCGACGAATGGTGGAGGAATTAGAAGGAGTGATCCAGGTTCTTCAAACAAGATCTCCAGGCAGGGATTGA
- a CDS encoding response regulator, whose product MKSKILLIDDEREMEVFLQEALQGEDYELVQFTTGKEALEYLTKNKAHLILLDVQLPDMNGLEILEKIRTKDPVTRVVMITAFATVEMAVQAMKIGADDFLCKPITLENVREVVLNQLKEVVPETKRGIGVPLEEVERKHIDYVLKLNNSNRRKTAEALGISLRTLYYKIKQYDLD is encoded by the coding sequence ATGAAAAGTAAGATATTGTTGATTGATGATGAACGCGAGATGGAGGTTTTCCTGCAAGAGGCCTTGCAGGGAGAGGATTATGAGTTGGTTCAATTTACGACGGGAAAAGAGGCCTTGGAGTATCTAACGAAAAATAAGGCACACCTCATTCTCCTCGATGTTCAGCTGCCGGATATGAACGGGCTGGAGATCTTAGAAAAGATTCGGACTAAGGATCCTGTCACCCGGGTGGTGATGATTACCGCCTTTGCTACGGTTGAGATGGCTGTCCAGGCCATGAAGATCGGAGCCGATGATTTCCTTTGCAAGCCGATCACCCTGGAGAATGTCCGCGAAGTCGTCTTAAATCAATTAAAGGAAGTCGTTCCTGAGACGAAACGGGGGATCGGCGTTCCGCTGGAGGAAGTGGAACGGAAACACATCGATTATGTCTTAAAGCTTAACAACAGCAATCGGCGAAAAACGGCAGAGGCGTTGGGCATTAGTCTTAGGACCTTGTATTATAAGATTAAACAGTATGATCTGGACTAA
- a CDS encoding glycosyltransferase family 4 protein, whose product MKVVLFTDTYRPEVNGVAMTLGRLADYLKEKSFSVKVVAPLPSMIGRDEPHVFRSYSLPFFPYPEVRVAIPNPFTLQKELREFAPDLCHIATPFNLGLTGLHFCKKNRTPVVASYHTHFDRYLPYYNLSILKNGLWAYVKWFYSQAEKIYAPSRETEKLLREHGLNSIEIWPRGIDVSFFRPKEKGEASPLPPAHGKLTLLYVGRLAPEKDLSILMEAYESLPPHIKRRVRLVLVGDGPMAKELREKADDSVLFTGFQQGEELARFYRFADLFTFPSSTETYGNVILEAFASGLPVLAVNQGGVKENVRHGETGWLVRPRDVDAFRQGIVTLVEDAPLRERLSRQALFYAKRQSWENVFSNLIRSYQEVLQKREQISIHA is encoded by the coding sequence GTGAAGGTTGTGCTCTTTACAGATACGTACAGACCGGAGGTAAATGGAGTGGCCATGACCCTGGGAAGGTTGGCCGATTATTTGAAGGAGAAATCCTTCTCCGTTAAAGTGGTTGCGCCCCTGCCTTCCATGATCGGCCGGGATGAACCCCATGTTTTCCGTAGCTACAGTCTCCCCTTCTTCCCTTATCCGGAAGTAAGGGTTGCGATCCCGAATCCATTTACGCTGCAAAAAGAATTGCGGGAGTTCGCCCCGGACCTTTGCCACATTGCGACGCCTTTCAATTTAGGCTTAACCGGACTCCATTTTTGCAAAAAAAATCGGACGCCCGTCGTCGCTTCTTACCATACCCATTTTGACCGTTATCTTCCTTATTACAATTTAAGCATTCTAAAAAACGGGCTGTGGGCTTATGTAAAATGGTTTTATTCGCAAGCGGAAAAAATTTATGCCCCAAGCCGGGAGACCGAGAAGCTCCTCCGGGAACATGGCCTCAATTCGATTGAGATCTGGCCCAGGGGTATCGATGTTTCTTTCTTTCGTCCCAAAGAAAAGGGCGAGGCTTCGCCCCTTCCCCCTGCCCACGGCAAACTAACCCTCCTCTATGTGGGACGCCTCGCCCCGGAAAAGGATCTCTCCATCCTCATGGAAGCCTACGAGAGCCTTCCTCCCCATATAAAAAGAAGGGTTCGACTTGTGTTGGTGGGAGATGGACCCATGGCGAAAGAACTGCGGGAGAAAGCGGACGATTCGGTTCTCTTTACCGGATTTCAACAAGGGGAAGAGTTAGCGCGCTTCTATCGCTTTGCGGATCTATTCACCTTTCCCTCCAGCACCGAGACGTATGGAAATGTAATCCTAGAAGCATTCGCCTCCGGCCTCCCTGTCTTAGCGGTAAATCAGGGTGGGGTCAAAGAAAACGTTCGTCATGGGGAAACAGGTTGGTTGGTACGCCCTCGTGATGTAGACGCATTTCGCCAAGGAATCGTCACCTTGGTGGAAGATGCCCCTCTTCGAGAACGCCTTTCCCGTCAGGCCCTCTTTTATGCGAAAAGGCAGTCCTGGGAGAACGTCTTCTCCAATCTGATTCGATCCTACCAAGAGGTTCTCCAAAAAAGGGAACAAATTTCCATTCACGCTTAA